In the Suncus etruscus isolate mSunEtr1 chromosome 17, mSunEtr1.pri.cur, whole genome shotgun sequence genome, GATAATGTCTTTTTGACCTCTCTACAAATTtgttatgtggattttcctttcaAAAAGAAGACATGTTCTACTTTAAAGTTCAACAAACTCATGGTGGTCAAAAATGCAATGAAATCACATCAATCCCCCAGGCTGCAAGGTTGAGGAGCTCAGTGTCCCATCCCACTGCTGCCCACCCAGATGGAAGGTATCAAGAGACCTATCTTACAGGGACAAGACCAACAAACACGAAGCAAGTCCCCAGGACTCGGACTCATTGCTTAAATACCTTGGGCATGGGGAACTCGCAGGCTCCGGCGCAGTAGTAGGCATCAAAGGATTTGGGCGAGATGATCCACTCATTCCACCCAATGTCTGTAAAGTCCACCTTCAGATACCGCCTCGAGCAGACCCGTGGCTCATTCCACTGCTTCTTCCGGGCCTTCTGCATGGTTTTCTCATCAAAGTCTAGTACTGGTGTGGAAGCCAAAAACTGCTCCTGACCCTTCTTTCTGCGGTCCTTACGGCCAGGCCGGGACTTCAGTGCTCGGAATGGGCTGGGCCAGAGTTCATGTTTGTGGTACTGCTGGGGATGGGGCTCATGGGCTGGTTTCTCATCCAACCCTGGCAGTTCATTGTTCTGAATGGGCCCATTAGCCTCTGTAGCTCGGCGCACTCGGGGGTCTATCGAGCTGTTAGGGGCTGCACTAGACTCTGGATCTCCAGTCTGGAAGGGGTCGTATCTCTGTAGTGTCACTGCCACACTATTGGGCTCTGAGATGGCCAAGTCATTGGCATAGATGAGGATGTAGGGTGCAAGAAGACTGGTCCTAGGTAACCCCAGGCTTTTCTCTCCAGAATCCAGGTGAGCAGAGAGGAGCAGCTCACCATCTTGGCGGGCAGCCTTTACAATGGTGGAGATGTCCTTGGCCTGCCACAGGCCCTGCAGTGGAGGTACCAGAGCTATGGCCCCCCGAAGTAGCCCCTGTGAGGCTGTGTTCTGAGAGAGGCTGTGGAAGAGCAGGTGTTGGCGTAAGTGCGAGCCAGGGGGATGCAGGCGACAGGATGCATTCTTGGCCCGCTGTTTGCAGGTTGCTTCACGTGCCTGGGGCCACTTGGGGTCTGAGTAGAAGTGGAATGTGGCTGTGAGGATCATTTCTGAGTCCTGTATAGAAGTCAAGTTGAAGAAATACACAGCTTTCTGGTTGACCACTTCTGTGAGGAAAGGATAGATCACAATCAGTTGGGGTCTCTTCTAAATGGGTCTCAAGGCTCAAAGATTCCCCTTCTAGAGctgggatgaaggaaggaagccCATTCACCAAGCATTTACAGGTTGCCCCATTTTCCAGACTTAGGTAATTCTCACATTAAATTGAAGAATTGGGTTAAAGAGGCTGGAAATTGTCAATCCCTCCAATGACACCCCTAAAaaacaaatctaaacaacaacaacaacaacaacaacatcaacaacaaaaatcactacaccaaaaaaaaaaaaaaaaagaactgtatagGTACTCAGACCTCAGGCACCTAAAGCTCCTATTCACTCACTATACACACTGCAGCATCTCTCAGGTAGTaaacacccaatggtgttcattttctttaagaatttGGGAGCAAGTATTTCAATGGCTTTAGTGGGGTCCAAATTTTGCTGAGAGCAAAGTACTCCTATATCTGCACTGTATTTCTACTCATTTTAGAATGCAGCTTGTTTTGGGGCTCCATCCAGTGCTGTTCATGTTCAACTGTAGTTGGCTTGGTGGGTGGAATTCATTCTTAGCAGTGCTTTGGGACCAAGTAGTAtttggaactgaacccaggtctcctgcctgcaaagcatatactccaaCTTATACTGAACGCTCTCCAGACTTGCTGTGATTTCTATTCTCCAGGCACCTGATGGTCACTTCTCTTAAAGGAGATACCATTTGGCTATATATTTCTATTCACTCAAGTGAAGGTTTTTCCATACAAGAGTTATATCAAAATTGCACTCAACCAAAGCCTGGTGGTTTTCCTGAAGCAGAAACCAACTTCAAGGGCCATATTCTTCAGACATCACATTTACAGTTCTGTCTCTGTAGCCCTGCAGTGGTTACTCCCACTTCCTTCTCACCTGATCTACCAGATGGGCCCTGGGCACCAGAATGATTATCTTAGTCTGTATCCCAGGATGGCTGCCTAGTTCCAGGCAGCAAGACTCCTGTGAATGGACAAGTGTATTTCAAGGTTTATCCATCATTTCTGAGTAGCCCATGATGGGGATGTTGCAGAATAGTAGGAAACCAGAGCTATTCTGGGTCCTGTTGCTAGTGGCCTTCTGTGGGGGTGACATAGGGAAAAGAGCAGAGTTCCCAGGGTGCAGGGTTTGTTTCTGGAGGTAGCGGTAGAGTAGATCCAGGACTTTCCAGATGCCTACATGCAGCTACTGTGAGGCTAACACCTGCATTCTCAGGATCATCTAGGTGTCAAAAATTTGACACGAGTCCACTAACTCCAACATATAGGCAATCAAGTCACTAAAGTTTGCACCAGTCCTTAGAACAAACCCACAAGACCCACAAATCCACAAGGTATTGAAACCCCTGAAGGTATCAGTGAGCCCCATCCCCATGTCCAGCCCCAACATGCACACTCACAACATTATGGAACCATCTTGAGATGCATTCAAATTTGGTTTCCACAAAAACTGTGGTCACAAGTGTGACTAGAATCTTTTGAGACTTCCCTGATCACAGTCCTCATTCCTCAGAGAAGTGACTCAGAGTCTGGAATCAGATCAGTACCTTTGGAGTCTAGCTTTCTGTAATTTAGGTAAGCAGGGCTGAGGGGTGAAGGTAAGAAAGAAGATGAGGGATGCTTATGTATCTGCAGAGTCTGTAAGTTGGCTAAAAGTTCACCAAAAATTTAAGCCCCACAACCATCCTCCAAGCTTGGTAGGACCCTCTGCTTCAAGGGTTCCACAGGCCTGCAGAATGTTTTGGATTTCATTTTCCTTATCTGGTTCAGAGAGACAAGAGAATTTCTAGCCCATTTGACTCCCTGTAGATTTAAATCATTAGCACATGGAATATGTCGGGCACAAAAGTACCCTCAAATGTCTCCTTTCTACCTTCTTCTAGAGGACCAAAGTTGGTAGAACCCAATCCCCATCCTCAACTAGGACTCACACATTCGTTCATTTAAACCTCTAAGCTGTGACCCAGATAATGCggctgatgtgtgtgtgttttgtaaaTTCATTCTGCCAACAGATTCTTTGATAAGAAGCACTGAGCATATTTATGACTCCTTCCAGAG is a window encoding:
- the GDF10 gene encoding growth/differentiation factor 10; this translates as MARGPSRNSLGPQWLPLLPLLFLLLLFWNAGDSHKTLAQSSWSGVTSGLAANKNSQWSHGDMEAAASLGPGDQDMVAGHMLRLYEKYSRRGTRPGGANTVRSFRGRLEVVNQKAVYFFNLTSIQDSEMILTATFHFYSDPKWPQAREATCKQRAKNASCRLHPPGSHLRQHLLFHSLSQNTASQGLLRGAIALVPPLQGLWQAKDISTIVKAARQDGELLLSAHLDSGEKSLGLPRTSLLAPYILIYANDLAISEPNSVAVTLQRYDPFQTGDPESSAAPNSSIDPRVRRATEANGPIQNNELPGLDEKPAHEPHPQQYHKHELWPSPFRALKSRPGRKDRRKKGQEQFLASTPVLDFDEKTMQKARKKQWNEPRVCSRRYLKVDFTDIGWNEWIISPKSFDAYYCAGACEFPMPKIVHPSNHATIQSIVRAVGIVPGIPEPCCVPDKMNSLGVLFLDENRNVVLKVYPNMSVETCACR